DNA from Lineus longissimus chromosome 7, tnLinLong1.2, whole genome shotgun sequence:
ACCATGACATGATGAGCTTCAGTTTGTGTCAGCAAAGCAGTGGCCAGAAAAGAAACAAGCTGACTAGAACCTCCGTGATGTGTCAGGAATGCAGCATTAGTGCCAAGAAACTCTTGAGCTGTTCTCCTGGCGAGTTGCTTCAAGAGACCAGATCATTCAACTAACACCAAGACATGAAATACAGCCTCACCAATCCATGGCGAACACTTGTGTCCTGGCTGCagtttttcacaattttctttttctatGTGAAACAGTGAAAGCAATTGGCCTGAATACATTGCCATAATGAATATTTTTACCCAGAGGGCTCAAACTTGGCGATGCAATGTcaaaaacaacatttcaacTGACAAAGTCCAACAAGCAAAGAAGGAATGAAATCATGAAAGACAGAACTATCAACTATAATTTTTCTTAAATGGCAGCATCATTATCATGTAcctatttcaaaacttttatttaACACATTTTTCACAAGACGCTATAcactaaaatatcaaaatttcataatcataCTGACTTGGACACCTAATTCAATACATGCATGCTATTTTTACATGAAATTTACAAAACACAATTGTAAAATGGACATACTAACTGTATAAATACACAACATGAATAGCAACATGAGGTAAGGGAAAAAGCTGGGCCTAAAATCATCAATTGAAATCATTTgaaattaatcaaatttgaatcatgctgtgagtacatgtacacattacaTTGAAAAATACAGTCTTTTTTTATCATGCCGAATTCAGAAAGAAAGGCCATAAACGTGCTTGCAACTGGAATCTTTGACAATGTCTTGAAATCACTTCATTTATCAATTTCATTGCAGCATCACGACATAAACATGCTTTTATATGTTTAGAACATTAGTATATACTAGGAAGAGAGAGAAGTATCATGGCCAAAGAAGAGACTGCTTGAAATATTGCATGGTACATTCAAATTCATGCTGAATTAGTGTCCAATTAAAGGTAGTGATATCAACTAGAGAGTAAATGAAATTGTTTGCTTATTAGCATGAGCAGACCAGCTGCTGTGGGAATGGGCAGAGGCATACCAGCGACTAAAAGGATAGTTATCACGGGAATGAGGATGGCTAAAGCACTGGGATGAGCCCACATTTAGGCAGGCCCTTTACTTAAAATATGCCACTCGGCCAATGGTTTCCAATTGGCTACTGGCATGGGCCCCAATGTTCTTTATACAGGCTCCGTACTTTAAATGCGGCACTCAGTCAATGGCTTACAATCAGCTGACTGTGTGTAATTATATTCCATTATTGTAAGTATTGGATAGCTGTAACAATATTGACAATGAGAGATCAGACAAGACACGGCAAAGATTCAAAGTTTTCCAAAGCACTTGAACGTAAATGACTGTCTATCTTCGGCAACTAAAAGCAAAAAGGAGAAAGGAAATTGCACTTAGCTGGTGAAACGTACCAATGAACTCACCTATCGTCGAACCCGATTTCGTCACAGACGAAATAATCACAAAACCGAATCCTTCACTTTCACGGCGGGTGACCGTGACATCATAGGGGAATGCATCATTGAGGGTCTGGCTACGATATTGAGAATCTATGGAAGAGACAGAGCAGAGACTATGCAATGTTAGAAAACGGACTGAAGTGAAAATTATTGCTCTTAAAATCAATCACATTGCATTATCAACACCATAAACAATTCTAAAACCCCTTTGTTACAATGCATCTATTAGTCAAATGCATAAGGCCTCTTTTTGGCCAACCACAATGGTCTAAATATACTGCATTATGTCATTGTTGCAAACTGTATTGCAGATTACCATACTGAGTGTTATTATGCACTGGACCAAAAGATTGTCCATTGTAGCAAAATAGTCTAAATACTATCAGGTTTCCAGcttaaattattgaaaaatttcaaacttAAGTAGGTCAGATGTCTGCTGACCACTGAGTATATTACCATTATTTGAATGTAGCCTCCTCTTAATGCCTAATGACACTCGTCCCGCTGATGCAGCACTTCCCATCAAGTGGACGACCTTGTGGTGTGAACAGCCAATCACAGCATGACCATCGACATATGTGATCTCATCTCCCGTCCTTAAGCGACCATCGACATCAGCAGCACCGCCTGGGACAATATGCCCCACTGAAACCTGGAGGTGGGAGTTTCAGTGTAAATCATTACTCTTCTCTACACATCAGTATGTGACAGCACATGCACCTCAACTACACATTTCAGTTTCAAAATTCTCATCTGGGACAGTGGTGCTCTAAATACAATCACATAATGCAGTTCATTTCACTGAGTAACTTCACTCAGATTCAGTGTGATTCGTAATTGCTGTACAAAGACAGCAGAATCATCAAGCTTTCAACAATTTTTCAATACTCTACCTATGTATCTCTACGCATGAATCTTACAATACCCGTTGATAACCACACCCTGCCATCTACAACGACATACTACGTGGAACCAGAGAGGTTAGTATCTATACCATATTAAGGTCTCTAAGGGGTGGGGTTATGGGTTACTTGAATAGAGGTCAATTTGCTTCTCATAGGAACTTCACTTCAAGAACTCTGTGTTTGTTTGTTAAACAAGCTAGTGTATTAAGGTGCATGAGTGGCAGACCAAGAATTACACAGTTGTTGAAAACATGGTTTTGTGAGAAACTGTTTGAGAGGTAGGCACCCTGATCACTTTCACAGTGTAAAGACATCTccaaatttcattttatttgaatcAGGACAGGTTTCTATTATAATCTGTGATGTGCCATCCTTAGTCTGCCCCTCCTACGGTACTTACAGGTTAGGTCCAGGGTCAGGCAATACAATCTGCTCAAAAAACCTTccttttcaaataatttttggtcatttgttaTTTACATCAACACAGATCATTTTCCAGGATACCACTGACCTTGAAATTTTCCAGAGGTCAAAGGTGGAGTTATTTCTGCTGGGATCAACTGACTCGCTTCAATTGAAATGAATGCCTGACAACCCAAATAACGAACAGAAATACTTTTTTGAACAGATAGTAAGCTCACATGTAGGTATGTTATTCTGACAGAAAGACAATCCCTTACACCCAAGGTAAAAGGCGTCACACGAGGGGCGATCGCATAAAAAATGTTCTGTACCTTTGCGGGACCTACCTGAGACCCCTCTTCGGTGCCTCCGATAATACGAAACCCAAACCCACTATCATGCCTCCGTAGGAAAACAGTCGTCTCCCAGAACTCCGGCTCCCTCGTTGGACTTTTGTTCGAGTCTAATGACTGTCCTCGGCTGAGGGGATCAGACGTGGACGATGTGGATGGTATTCTTTGTATTCTGGTCATGTTACTTGGACTTGGAACTTCGTTTTCAAACGACGTGCTCTGTTTCTTTGTCTGTGGTGATCCGCTGAATTGAACAGCGGGCGCAGCAGATAAACTGTTTTGATTTCGATATGGATACGATGCCACAGGGTACGGATTTTCATTCTTTTGTGGCGATGGATAATTTTGATTTGATGGTGGAAACGATGTGGATGAACTAAGTTTCTGATTGTTTGAAGCACTAATGGAGTAAGGCGGATTGTAACTTTGCGATTGGTTGTATTCCGACTGAGGTCGATTCCTGTTGTGCAAATTGTCACTGTTTTGTCGGTATGGCACGTAAGACGTTGAGGAAGATGGTTGGTATGATctgaatgatgatgtcgatgagaGGGACGCAGGATGATGAGAAGGAACAGAATAGTCACCTGACCAATTAGGTGCAAATTCACTGGTCGGAGTTTTACTCCTCATATCCTGTGGATTAGGAGTTTTTGATCGATAAAGTTCAGGTCCCAGATTTCTCGAAGGCATATCCGGCCCAGGCGTCCGACTGCGGATTCTCTGGTTATCCTCTCGTGGTGAAAACCCACGATCACCACCTTCTGAGCGATAGTCTCTAAATTCTCCCCTGGGATCATAATCCTGCCGGCCGTAATAATTAGAATCACCATAATCCTGCCTTGTAGGACCGTCAGACCATGACGGCCGTGCTGGTCCAAAATTCTGGTTTCTATTATAGTCGTCGGGTCCCCGCGACCCAAATGAATCCTGGCGGGGGTAATCCGGATATCTTACACCAAAGTCAGCAGAAATATTATGTGGTAGTGGTTGAGTGTATTCCCTTGACATATTTAAGTTTGATGCCGACTGGCTATGTAGTGGCGTACCCAGTGGGCCATCCTCAACACTGCTTTCTCGTAACTGCGGAGCATAGGGTGGCTGTACCCTGATTTCTGTTTGCACATTAGCGCCCCCTATCAACAATCTTTCACCATTTCCAGGAGTGGGCGTTTTTGATGGTGAATCAAGTTCCGTTCGCAGTTGTGCCAGTGGAAGGGTTGGTGTTTTGGGCCTGTTATCTGCGGTCGGTGTTGGTGTATCCGGGGTGGGTGTCTTAGCTCGTATCGTTGAGGCACTATCACTGGATTTTTCTGGAAGGAAGAAAAACGAATTAGATGAAACGAAACAGATAAAAATCTTTCATGGGTCACAACACCTCTCTTTAAAGAGTCTATATGTTTCTGAAGATATCACTAGATGACTGTAATCCAGTTTCAAAGATGAGTCAGAGTCAGGCGTTGTAAAATTCATCTAAACCTCATCACTGACTTGATTGGCTCAACAGTGAATTAGACTGTAGCTTTATCAGCCCATCAGTGGTGACTAGAGATAGGACACCTGTTAGCTCTGCCTTAATTTCAGTACATAACGAACCCTgaacacagtacatgtacacagttaAGTCGACATGATATTGAGGGCATCAGCTGCAACTTTGAGCTAATTATAGTCCAAATGCAAAGCATATGCAGTCATAAATTACCAAGAAtatgaatgaaaaaataaaatgcaaaataCCATAAAAGCTGGAACTGGAAGACTCAGTATTAATGTGCCAAATAATAGACCAAATGTCATTGCAAATGAAGTACCGGGTAAGTTAAACAAAacacactacatgtattggCGGGAAAGAGTGTGGGGCTTTCTCATAGATAAGGAGTGCAATGTATGGTTTAGTAAGTGTAGAGCACCATCAGGCGTTTTCTCATTTTGAGTTTAAACCACCTGATGGTTATCTACACCCAGAAACCCAGACTCAGGTGACATACAGTTAGCCTGGTGTTCTACAAGCGCCTAGCACGTACGAACCTGACACACTAATAGACGAGTTATTACTCCGAGTCTCCTTGCCCGCCTCTTTTTTCTCCTCCTTCACAGAAGAGTTCTCGTCGCTCAGTTTCTCCTCGACTTCACCAACAGGTAGGACCCGAGTGGTGGAGGTTGCAGAAATAACGGGTTCAATTGTGAGGGAAGGTTTGGGAGCTGGTGTAGGTTTAGAGGGTAGGTCTTCACTGGCAGGGAGTGACTCACTGCCGGCTTCAATGGCTAGCAACAGACAAAACACGCACAACATGTAAAGCAGACGAtcacaacaaacaaacaaatcaaagaGAATGCTGTGTGTTGAAAGATTGCAGGCGCTGAAACTAGAGTATTCATGCACCCACATTCAAAAGCCATGCTCTTTTTTAATCCTTTTTCCCCCAAGTGATTTCTTCATCAGCAAGTTGAGGCATTCCTTCGGCATTCCTTTGTATTGTTACTTGATGATGAAGATTGCGCGATTCAAATTTCAACACACACATTTCAGGGAAGGTTGGTCATAGACACGCAAAACAGCAACAAAGCAAATTGTTATAATGGAAAAAAGAATTGTACTTCTTCTGTATCGTAAATCACATTTAGGTGCAgcaataatgtcacaaccaaatttgataaaaagttGCAAAAATGCAAAATACACAATAACGATGAGGTGTAATTAAAGAAACCTTTGATTCAGTACAGACCTGCAGCACTTTGTGTTGGACTAGTGATGTTCTGAGGTGAGCCGTTAGACGGGGAGAAGAAATACTGTCCTGGTGCTGTGACTTGGCCACCCTGGCTTGGTAAGCGACCTTTCTCTAAGTCGGGAGAACCCTGTAAAAGGGAAGGTGAAACGATTGTTTTAGAAATATGCCGTGGGTACTCCCTACCGTTTGACCCTAATGACCCCAATACAGCAATAGTCACGACAGTGGCAGTGACACTACCTAGTTCCTCTGTGTGACCATATGCACCATAGGGGATTTAAATTTATTGTCTTTTGAGGGTAATTTAAGGGTTAACAGTCCTGAAAGGAAACCACTTAAATTCCCCAGTTTATTCATGCTATCAGAAAAGAAAGCTAAATCTTCAATTTGATATGTTTATAATCAAAGCAATTGACCCGTTTCAAGGCTAGGATCGGTACCAAGATTAattggtttccatggcaacagtaAATGATAACGGTAGTACATTTCTCTTTTGCTAAGGAGAGCTATGATCAATGCAGCGTTCATTAGTCAGAGTGTTAAAACAATTGCTTGCAGGTTGATTGTTTTATTCATCACCCCAAAAGTTGAATCACAATTTACAGACCAGACTGGGGTTTGAACCCACAACCCTGGTATTGAGAGTTGAACACCTCAACCAGTATCCCACCCCACTCCACAAAGAACACAGTCTTACATCCCTTCATGAGTTTACTTACCAATTTCAGAGAAGATTTCCTGGGTTTATTTATTGGGATTcctgaaagaaaataaataaataataattaaACTGTTACATCCACACGACAGCTTGGCATCATACAAATCACGCACCATGTTTGGCGAATTCCCTGTCTTAAATTCATGATACGCTGGACTACTTCAAAAAATAAGCCAATTCTGTTACATTTTCAAAGCCAGGGATCATCAGAGTGTCCAGCCGAAGTGTGCTGATACACTGTCTGTATTCAAATGAGAAATCTAGCCAATTAATGACACCAATCCTAACAATTAATCAACAGGTTCACATACACAGCATAGCATACAACATCGGAGTTCCCTTGTACATTTATCTAGTCATGCTAGAGCTCATTAATGCCACACCTACTTTCGCAAAGCTGAACTGGCTGAACTTTAAGTGACAAATACGCTGTACTACGACAACAAAATCTGGGGGCTTTCCCAGAGTTTTAAAAGTGGCCTACCTCCTCTCTGGACCAGCAGCCTCGTCTCATCTCCTTTCGGGCATTCCTTGAGAACTTGTACCACCTGTGAATGCGTCATCTCCTTCACACGCACCTGATTAATCTCAACGAGAATATCGCTCTCCAGCAAGTTCTTACATCGGGGCTTATCCAGAATCTGTTTGACTTTTTGCCCGTACTGACTATCCGCTATTGTGAACCCAAAACCCATATTACCACGTACAATGTACACCGTCAGAATTTCTGGTTTTGTTACCGCCGCATTTAGAACGTCCGGTGGAGCACTTTGATTGGCCAAGTCCAACTGATTAACCCTGTCTAACAAGTCTGATTGCATATCCATAGAGGCACTAGTTATATCCGGCATAGATTTCACACTCCGTTGCGAGGAATTTAATACACCGTTCCGTAAGCCGAAATTCTTTTTCGAGAAAGTTGGCGTGTTCGCAACAGAGGAACTAGGTAGTGTCACTGCCACTGTCGTGACTATTTCTGTATTGGGGTCATTAGGGTCAAATGGTAAGGAGTACCCGCGGCATATTTCTAAAACGATCGTTTCACCTGGAGGTATCGACTGAAACATTGTCACTACATCCTGGTGCGTGAAGCCAAGAACACAAGTGTCATCAACGTGGACAAGAATATCACCTGGAAAGTTCAAGAGAATAGACTTTGAATTGGGCACCAGCCTCATAATAGACTGATGGTACAAGCAAACCTACAGCCACTGATATGTGCAGCTAACTTTCACTGGGGTATGGCACTGTTTTGACAGCTGTGTGACATCATTCTGCCCAAATTTTGACATCAATTTGATGCATACTCTAGTGAAATTCAGTGGGGCTTTAACTCTCTC
Protein-coding regions in this window:
- the LOC135491733 gene encoding membrane-associated guanylate kinase, WW and PDZ domain-containing protein 2-like isoform X4; translation: MLSSNRTKPPQEQALPTKSPQKKDARHWNNRIKESIVAANIENGSLNIEVKGGSDSGMFSFIGELRQDKVNYHSGKLHTDDVVIEIHGQKVAGFTLRDTEAWLGHVSQNGSPVMIKTVKQGLLPKDLRQYLNTRFQKGSVDHDLQQTIRDNLYMRTVPCTTRTPRPGEINGMDYTFLSMDEFMSLEKSGNLLESGIYDGNHYGTPKPSKDAATPLFRRTNSSGNLLPGAHPSSEGKRRRNRSHVEMSPLKSPSPPPLTRPKSMEGADDDLGALPSNWELALTEDGHPYYIDHNSETTHWLDPRLQSVQKTTPADCDEDDRLASISLCSSITITHELPYGWEKVEDPHYGTYFIDHVNRRTQYENPVLAAKRDKSELGSDTSGTGSLPRSKKDSVINGRGSPPAYNSNTSNRRALFTKNPSELKGQFLKTTLMKSPRGFGFTIVGGDDTDEDFLQVKNVVPDGPAYADGKLRQGDILVHVDDTCVLGFTHQDVVTMFQSIPPGETIVLEICRGYSLPFDPNDPNTEIVTTVAVTLPSSSVANTPTFSKKNFGLRNGVLNSSQRSVKSMPDITSASMDMQSDLLDRVNQLDLANQSAPPDVLNAAVTKPEILTVYIVRGNMGFGFTIADSQYGQKVKQILDKPRCKNLLESDILVEINQVRVKEMTHSQVVQVLKECPKGDETRLLVQRGGIPINKPRKSSLKLGSPDLEKGRLPSQGGQVTAPGQYFFSPSNGSPQNITSPTQSAAAIEAGSESLPASEDLPSKPTPAPKPSLTIEPVISATSTTRVLPVGEVEEKLSDENSSVKEEKKEAGKETRSNNSSISVSEKSSDSASTIRAKTPTPDTPTPTADNRPKTPTLPLAQLRTELDSPSKTPTPGNGERLLIGGANVQTEIRVQPPYAPQLRESSVEDGPLGTPLHSQSASNLNMSREYTQPLPHNISADFGVRYPDYPRQDSFGSRGPDDYNRNQNFGPARPSWSDGPTRQDYGDSNYYGRQDYDPRGEFRDYRSEGGDRGFSPREDNQRIRSRTPGPDMPSRNLGPELYRSKTPNPQDMRSKTPTSEFAPNWSGDYSVPSHHPASLSSTSSFRSYQPSSSTSYVPYRQNSDNLHNRNRPQSEYNQSQSYNPPYSISASNNQKLSSSTSFPPSNQNYPSPQKNENPYPVASYPYRNQNSLSAAPAVQFSGSPQTKKQSTSFENEVPSPSNMTRIQRIPSTSSTSDPLSRGQSLDSNKSPTREPEFWETTVFLRRHDSGFGFRIIGGTEEGSQVGPAKVSVGHIVPGGAADVDGRLRTGDEITYVDGHAVIGCSHHKVVHLMGSAASAGRVSLGIKRRLHSNNDSQYRSQTLNDAFPYDVTVTRRESEGFGFVIISSVTKSGSTIGEFIEKENCEKLQPGHKCSPWIGRIIEKSPAERCGRLHVGDRILAVNNVDIMRMHHEDIVNLIKDSGYSVTVTIGPPQDDVSSSASQRSSQGSMINAMAYPAVSESDISSRRSDYSPYHDRYVNTTPRRGHSFESADPPDDEYYLVELHRGSRGFGFSIRGGQEFNCMPLYVLRIAEGGAADLDRRLRVGDQIYEINSFNTNGMTHAQAIELIQNGGSTVRMLVRRTNQPPPQIDSSKSPATPLREPQKSPGLSIRGDPSKSSSLSLVPKSPALRHSTSVPNGPISHSSPNLTRRTPERTSQYGNYAEMKQYGTMY
- the LOC135491733 gene encoding membrane-associated guanylate kinase, WW and PDZ domain-containing protein 2-like isoform X5, producing the protein MLSSNRTKPPQEQALPTKSPQKKDARHWNNRIKESIVAANIENGSLNIEVKGGSDSGMFSFIGELRQDKVNYHSGKLHTDDVVIEIHGQKVAGFTLRDTEAWLGHVSQNGSPVMIKTVKQGLLPKDLRQYLNTRFQKGSVDHDLQQTIRDNLYMRTVPCTTRTPRPGEINGMDYTFLSMDEFMSLEKSGNLLESGIYDGNHYGTPKPSKDAATPLFRRTNSSGNLLPGAHPSSEGKRRRNRSHVEMSPLKSPSPPPLTRPKSMEGADDDLGALPSNWELALTEDGHPYYIDHNSETTHWLDPRLQSVQKTTPADCDEDELPYGWEKVEDPHYGTYFIDHVNRRTQYENPVLAAKRDKSELGSDTSGTGSLPRSKKDSVINGRGSPPAYNSNTSNRRALFTKNPSELKGQFLKTTLMKSPRGFGFTIVGGDDTDEDFLQVKNVVPDGPAYADGKLRQGDILVHVDDTCVLGFTHQDVVTMFQSIPPGETIVLEICRGYSLPFDPNDPNTEIVTTVAVTLPSSSVANTPTFSKKNFGLRNGVLNSSQRSVKSMPDITSASMDMQSDLLDRVNQLDLANQSAPPDVLNAAVTKPEILTVYIVRGNMGFGFTIADSQYGQKVKQILDKPRCKNLLESDILVEINQVRVKEMTHSQVVQVLKECPKGDETRLLVQRGGIPINKPRKSSLKLGSPDLEKGRLPSQGGQVTAPGQYFFSPSNGSPQNITSPTQSAAAIEAGSESLPASEDLPSKPTPAPKPSLTIEPVISATSTTRVLPVGEVEEKLSDENSSVKEEKKEAGKETRSNNSSISVSEKSSDSASTIRAKTPTPDTPTPTADNRPKTPTLPLAQLRTELDSPSKTPTPGNGERLLIGGANVQTEIRVQPPYAPQLRESSVEDGPLGTPLHSQSASNLNMSREYTQPLPHNISADFGVRYPDYPRQDSFGSRGPDDYNRNQNFGPARPSWSDGPTRQDYGDSNYYGRQDYDPRGEFRDYRSEGGDRGFSPREDNQRIRSRTPGPDMPSRNLGPELYRSKTPNPQDMRSKTPTSEFAPNWSGDYSVPSHHPASLSSTSSFRSYQPSSSTSYVPYRQNSDNLHNRNRPQSEYNQSQSYNPPYSISASNNQKLSSSTSFPPSNQNYPSPQKNENPYPVASYPYRNQNSLSAAPAVQFSGSPQTKKQSTSFENEVPSPSNMTRIQRIPSTSSTSDPLSRGQSLDSNKSPTREPEFWETTVFLRRHDSGFGFRIIGGTEEGSQVGPAKVSVGHIVPGGAADVDGRLRTGDEITYVDGHAVIGCSHHKVVHLMGSAASAGRVSLGIKRRLHSNNDSQYRSQTLNDAFPYDVTVTRRESEGFGFVIISSVTKSGSTIGEFIEKENCEKLQPGHKCSPWIGRIIEKSPAERCGRLHVGDRILAVNNVDIMRMHHEDIVNLIKDSGYSVTVTIGPPQDDVSSSASQRSSQGSMINAMAYPAVSESDISSRRSDYSPYHDRYVNTTPRRGHSFESADPPDDEYYLVELHRGSRGFGFSIRGGQEFNCMPLYVLRIAEGGAADLDRRLRVGDQIYEINSFNTNGMTHAQAIELIQNGGSTVRMLVRRTNQPPPQIGESEFPVLFNSSKSPATPLREPQKSPGLSIRGDPSKSSSLSLVPKSPALRHSTSVPNGPISHSSPNLTRRTPERTSQYGNYAEMKQYGTMY
- the LOC135491733 gene encoding membrane-associated guanylate kinase, WW and PDZ domain-containing protein 2-like isoform X8 — encoded protein: MLSSNRTKPPQEQALPTKSPQKKDARHWNNRIKESIVAANIENGSLNIEVKGGSDSGMFSFIGELRQDKVNYHSGKLHTDDVVIEIHGQKVAGFTLRDTEAWLGHVSQNGSPVMIKTVKQGLLPKDLRQYLNTRFQKGSVDHDLQQTIRDNLYMRTVPCTTRTPRPGEINGMDYTFLSMDEFMSLEKSGNLLESGIYDGNHYGTPKPSKDAATPLFRRTNSSGNLLPGAHPSSEGKRRRNRSHVEMSPLKSPSPPPLTRPKSMEGADDDLGALPSNWELALTEDGHPYYIDHNSETTHWLDPRLQSVQKTTPADCDEDDRLASISLCSSITITHELPYGWEKVEDPHYGTYFIDHVNRRTQYENPVLAAKRDKSELGSDTSGTGSLPRSKKDSVINGRGSPPAYNSNTSNRRALFTKNPSELKGQFLKTTLMKSPRGFGFTIVGGDDTDEDFLQVKNVVPDGPAYADGKLRQGDILVHVDDTCVLGFTHQDVVTMFQSIPPGETIVLEICRGYSLPFDPNDPNTEIVTTVAVTLPSSSVANTPTFSKKNFGLRNGVLNSSQRSVKSMPDITSASMDMQSDLLDRVNQLDLANQSAPPDVLNAAVTKPEILTVYIVRGNMGFGFTIADSQYGQKVKQILDKPRCKNLLESDILVEINQVRVKEMTHSQVVQVLKECPKGDETRLLVQRGGIPINKPRKSSLKLGSPDLEKGRLPSQGGQVTAPGQYFFSPSNGSPQNITSPTQSAAEKSSDSASTIRAKTPTPDTPTPTADNRPKTPTLPLAQLRTELDSPSKTPTPGNGERLLIGGANVQTEIRVQPPYAPQLRESSVEDGPLGTPLHSQSASNLNMSREYTQPLPHNISADFGVRYPDYPRQDSFGSRGPDDYNRNQNFGPARPSWSDGPTRQDYGDSNYYGRQDYDPRGEFRDYRSEGGDRGFSPREDNQRIRSRTPGPDMPSRNLGPELYRSKTPNPQDMRSKTPTSEFAPNWSGDYSVPSHHPASLSSTSSFRSYQPSSSTSYVPYRQNSDNLHNRNRPQSEYNQSQSYNPPYSISASNNQKLSSSTSFPPSNQNYPSPQKNENPYPVASYPYRNQNSLSAAPAVQFSGSPQTKKQSTSFENEVPSPSNMTRIQRIPSTSSTSDPLSRGQSLDSNKSPTREPEFWETTVFLRRHDSGFGFRIIGGTEEGSQVGPAKVSVGHIVPGGAADVDGRLRTGDEITYVDGHAVIGCSHHKVVHLMGSAASAGRVSLGIKRRLHSNNDSQYRSQTLNDAFPYDVTVTRRESEGFGFVIISSVTKSGSTIGEFIEKENCEKLQPGHKCSPWIGRIIEKSPAERCGRLHVGDRILAVNNVDIMRMHHEDIVNLIKDSGYSVTVTIGPPQDDVSSSASQRSSQGSMINAMAYPAVSESDISSRRSDYSPYHDRYVNTTPRRGHSFESADPPDDEYYLVELHRGSRGFGFSIRGGQEFNCMPLYVLRIAEGGAADLDRRLRVGDQIYEINSFNTNGMTHAQAIELIQNGGSTVRMLVRRTNQPPPQIGESEFPVLFNSSKSPATPLREPQKSPGLSIRGDPSKSSSLSLVPKSPALRHSTSVPNGPISHSSPNLTRRTPERTSQYGNYAEMKQYGTMY
- the LOC135491733 gene encoding membrane-associated guanylate kinase, WW and PDZ domain-containing protein 1-like isoform X6, with amino-acid sequence MLSSNRTKPPQEQALPTKSPQKKDARHWNNRIKESIVAANIENGSLNIEVKGGSDSGMFSFIGELRQDKVNYHSGKLHTDDVVIEIHGQKVAGFTLRDTEAWLGHVSQNGSPVMIKTVKQGLLPKDLRQYLNTRFQKGSVDHDLQQTIRDNLYMRTVPCTTRTPRPGEINGMDYTFLSMDEFMSLEKSGNLLESGIYDGNHYGTPKPSKDAATPLFRRTNSSGNLLPGAHPSSEGKRRRNRSHVEMSPLKSPSPPPLTRPKSMEGADDDLGALPSNWELALTEDGHPYYIDHNSETTHWLDPRLQSVQKTTPADCDEDDRLASISLCSSITITHELPYGWEKVEDPHYGTYFIDHVNRRTQYENPVLAAKRDKSELGSDTSGTGSLPRSKKDSVINGRGSPPAYNSNTSNRRALFTKNPSELKGQFLKTTLMKSPRGFGFTIVGGDDTDEDFLQVKNVVPDGPAYADGKLRQGDILVHVDDTCVLGFTHQDVVTMFQSIPPGETIVLEICRGYSLPFDPNDPNTEIVTTVAVTLPSSSVANTPTFSKKNFGLRNGVLNSSQRSVKSMPDITSASMDMQSDLLDRVNQLDLANQSAPPDVLNAAVTKPEILTVYIVRGNMGFGFTIADSQYGQKVKQILDKPRCKNLLESDILVEINQVRVKEMTHSQVVQVLKECPKGDETRLLVQRGGIPINKPRKSSLKLGSPDLEKGRLPSQGGQVTAPGQYFFSPSNGSPQNITSPTQSAAAIEAGSESLPASEDLPSKPTPAPKPSLTIEPVISATSTTRVLPVGEVEEKLSDENSSVKEEKKEAGKETRSNNSSISVSEKSSDSASTIRAKTPTPDTPTPTADNRPKTPTLPLAQLRTELDSPSKTPTPGNGERLLIGGANVQTEIRVQPPYAPQLRESSVEDGPLGTPLHSQSASNLNMSREYTQPLPHNISADFGVRYPDYPRQDSFGSRGPDDYNRNQNFGPARPSWSDGPTRQDYGDSNYYGRQDYDPRGEFRDYRSEGGDRGFSPREDNQRIRSRTPGPDMPSRNLGPELYRSKTPNPQDMRSKTPTSEFAPNWSGDYSVPSHHPASLSSTSSFRSYQPSSSTSYVPYRQNSDNLHNRNRPQSEYNQSQSYNPPYSISASNNQKLSSSTSFPPSNQNYPSPQKNENPYPVASYPYRNQNSLSAAPAVQFSGSPQTKKQSTSFENEVPSPSNMTRIQRIPSTSSTSDPLSRGQSLDSNKSPTREPEFWETTVFLRRHDSGFGFRIIGGTEEGSQVGPAKVSVGHIVPGGAADVDGRLRTGDEITYVDGHAVIGCSHHKVVHLMGSAASAGRVSLGIKRRLHSNNDSQYRSQTLNDAFPYDVTVTRRESEGFGFVIISSVTKSGSTIGEFIGRIIEKSPAERCGRLHVGDRILAVNNVDIMRMHHEDIVNLIKDSGYSVTVTIGPPQDDVSSSASQRSSQGSMINAMAYPAVSESDISSRRSDYSPYHDRYVNTTPRRGHSFESADPPDDEYYLVELHRGSRGFGFSIRGGQEFNCMPLYVLRIAEGGAADLDRRLRVGDQIYEINSFNTNGMTHAQAIELIQNGGSTVRMLVRRTNQPPPQIGESEFPVLFNSSKSPATPLREPQKSPGLSIRGDPSKSSSLSLVPKSPALRHSTSVPNGPISHSSPNLTRRTPERTSQYGNYAEMKQYGTMY